A section of the Desulfurispora thermophila DSM 16022 genome encodes:
- the fliR gene encoding flagellar biosynthetic protein FliR, whose product MVLSETYVVTFLLVLVRLSTALVFLPVTAGPSLPRQFRLIMAVLLAAMLTPIVSPPQLALTGWLVLVPLAAREVLVGLAMGAVAGFVLHSLLIAGQYIDMHIGLLMANILDPLSGGQITLLAKFIYMLGLAMFLALNGHHLLIAALYKSFQLVPPGTALLKGSTALLMVRVFADMLALGVQLALPVVAVVLLVDIALGLVGRTAPQMNIFMLGFPLKIIAGFLTLLVVSPLLGRFTAGLMRLLENDLYLLLKGLS is encoded by the coding sequence TTTTTGTTGGTGCTGGTACGCTTGAGCACGGCGCTGGTCTTTTTGCCCGTTACGGCTGGACCGTCCCTGCCCCGCCAATTTCGCCTGATTATGGCCGTGCTGTTGGCTGCCATGCTAACGCCGATAGTAAGCCCGCCGCAGCTTGCTCTTACCGGATGGTTGGTGCTGGTGCCACTAGCGGCCCGGGAGGTACTGGTGGGGTTGGCTATGGGAGCGGTGGCCGGGTTTGTTTTACACAGCTTGCTCATTGCCGGTCAGTATATCGATATGCACATCGGCCTTTTAATGGCCAACATCCTGGACCCTTTGAGCGGCGGGCAGATTACGCTGCTGGCCAAATTTATCTATATGCTGGGGCTGGCGATGTTTTTGGCTTTAAACGGGCACCACTTGTTAATTGCCGCCCTTTACAAGAGTTTTCAGCTGGTTCCCCCGGGCACGGCATTGCTCAAGGGCAGTACCGCCCTGCTCATGGTCAGAGTTTTTGCCGATATGCTTGCTCTGGGAGTACAACTGGCTCTGCCGGTTGTCGCTGTTGTGTTGCTGGTGGACATTGCCCTGGGTTTGGTGGGCCGGACGGCACCTCAGATGAATATTTTTATGCTGGGGTTTCCTTTAAAAATAATTGCCGGTTTTCTAACCTTGTTGGTGGTGTCCCCCCTCCTGGGGCGGTTTACAGCCGGACTGATGCGGCTGCTGGAAAACGATCTGTATTTATTGCTTAAAGGGTTGAGTTGA
- the flhB gene encoding flagellar biosynthesis protein FlhB yields the protein MSGAQQKTEQPTPRRLQEARRRGQVARSKDLSAALILLAGVLAVYLLSPLALDKISRHMAWYFSNCLNWQLPDSSRPYVLFGYIWDEGLLWMPLFLVLVLAAVAANVAQFGFLSAPGVMVPKLERLNPLEGLKKIFSLRSLLELVKSILKIALVGLVTWQVAIHFVPSLLNLYFRPAAGELRVLLDVLIAVGAAGGATFLLLGAADYFYQRYDYYKSLRMTKQEVRDEYKQTEGDPLVKGWLKRRQREIAMNRIRSEVPRATVVVTNPVHYAVALRYQEGVDRAPVVVAKGAGDLATQIKQIAGQHQVPVVEDPPLARQLYRQVEVGREIPVELYRAVAEVLALVYRLKRNR from the coding sequence ATGTCGGGTGCGCAGCAGAAAACCGAACAGCCAACGCCACGGCGTTTGCAGGAAGCCAGGCGCAGGGGACAGGTGGCGCGCAGCAAAGATTTATCCGCCGCTTTAATTTTGCTGGCCGGTGTGCTGGCCGTTTACTTGCTCAGCCCCTTGGCGCTGGATAAAATCAGCCGGCACATGGCCTGGTATTTCAGCAACTGCCTGAACTGGCAGTTGCCCGACAGCAGTCGTCCTTATGTACTGTTTGGTTATATCTGGGATGAGGGGCTGTTGTGGATGCCCCTGTTCCTGGTGTTGGTGCTGGCGGCAGTGGCGGCCAATGTGGCCCAGTTTGGTTTTCTATCCGCTCCCGGAGTAATGGTTCCCAAATTGGAACGATTAAACCCCCTGGAAGGGTTGAAAAAGATCTTCTCCCTGCGCAGTTTACTGGAACTGGTCAAGAGCATTTTGAAAATTGCCCTGGTGGGGCTGGTTACCTGGCAGGTGGCGATTCATTTTGTACCGTCGCTCCTGAACCTGTATTTCCGCCCCGCCGCCGGTGAATTGCGCGTGCTGCTGGATGTGCTGATTGCTGTCGGAGCGGCGGGAGGAGCGACCTTTCTGCTGTTGGGGGCGGCAGACTATTTTTACCAGCGATACGATTACTACAAGAGCCTGCGCATGACCAAACAAGAAGTGCGGGACGAATACAAGCAAACCGAGGGCGATCCGCTGGTAAAAGGCTGGCTCAAGCGCCGGCAACGGGAAATTGCCATGAATCGCATTCGTTCCGAGGTACCGCGGGCCACTGTGGTGGTTACCAACCCCGTGCACTATGCGGTAGCCCTGCGCTATCAGGAAGGCGTGGACCGGGCGCCGGTGGTGGTGGCCAAAGGAGCGGGCGATCTGGCAACGCAGATCAAGCAAATTGCCGGTCAACACCAGGTGCCTGTAGTGGAAGATCCGCCTCTGGCCCGGCAGCTTTACCGCCAGGTGGAAGTGGGGCGGGAGATACCGGTGGAACTCTACCGGGCTGTGGCCGAGGTGCTGGCCCTGGTCTACCGGTTAAAACGCAATAGATGA